The Streptomyces sp. NBC_01689 genome includes a window with the following:
- a CDS encoding cobalamin B12-binding domain-containing protein: MGVAAGPIRVVVAKPGLDGHDRGAKVIARALRDAGMEVIYTGLHQTPEQIVDTAIQEDADAIGLSILSGAHNTLFAAVIDLLKERDAEDIKVFGGGIIPEDDIAPLKEKGVAEIFTPGATTGSIVEWVRANVRQPAGA, translated from the coding sequence ATGGGTGTGGCAGCCGGTCCGATCCGCGTGGTGGTGGCCAAGCCGGGGCTCGACGGCCACGATCGCGGGGCCAAGGTGATCGCGCGGGCGCTGCGCGACGCCGGTATGGAGGTCATCTACACCGGGCTCCACCAGACCCCCGAGCAGATCGTCGACACGGCGATCCAGGAGGACGCCGACGCGATCGGTCTCTCCATCCTCTCCGGTGCGCACAACACGCTGTTCGCCGCCGTGATCGATCTCCTCAAGGAGCGCGACGCGGAGGACATCAAGGTCTTCGGCGGCGGGATCATCCCGGAGGACGACATCGCTCCGCTCAAGGAGAAGGGTGTCGCCGAGATCTTCACGCCGGGTGCGACGACCGGGTCGATCGTGGAGTGGGTACGGGCCAACGTGCGGCAGCCCGCGGGAGCGTAG
- a CDS encoding DUF5691 domain-containing protein yields the protein MNATPATADLPAEGSWEELVTLALLGTGRRTPPAWAAGREVPVAVLDAAAVATLRRRAGMRPGRAAARPEPAAPDPRSPLPPAAARRLAALLADRPGSGGGRRGAAPDLMELLPQWLALAGARGFAAPAETLPALLDAARGRTDLRPAALAFAGPRALWLARLNPDWRFALRSVPGGGAALPGPDEPERTRQVWEEGLFAERVALLTALRARRPAAARELLATTWGTERAEDRLMFLDSLRSGLGASDEPFLERALTDRSRNVRATAAELLSALPGSALAARMAARAGSCVAVDRTRETPSIVVEAPHECDASMERDGVVPKAPAGRGERSWWLGQLVEAAPLGTWPRRLGGRTPEEIVALPVTDDWRDELHAAWCRAAVRQRDPGWSRALLGAPSAPEAGGPGAVSLAERSKLLATLAPTERADWVAGFIATHGLSEAFQLLGVCAVPWAGPLGRAVVDALDIARNAGSYPWSFSGVMGLAERCLDPLEAGRLEALTAIPDETEHAAPGAGGYWAEAFQRLVTTLRLRADMTAELSPPESGRASTTP from the coding sequence ATGAACGCGACCCCCGCCACGGCGGACCTGCCCGCCGAGGGCTCCTGGGAAGAGCTCGTCACACTGGCGCTGCTCGGGACCGGACGGCGCACACCGCCCGCCTGGGCGGCCGGACGCGAGGTGCCCGTGGCAGTCCTGGACGCGGCCGCCGTCGCGACCCTGCGGCGGCGGGCCGGGATGCGGCCGGGCCGGGCGGCCGCCCGGCCCGAGCCCGCGGCGCCGGACCCCCGAAGCCCGCTGCCGCCCGCCGCGGCCCGCCGGCTCGCCGCGCTGCTGGCCGACCGGCCGGGCAGCGGAGGCGGCCGCCGGGGCGCCGCCCCCGACCTGATGGAGCTGCTGCCCCAGTGGCTCGCGCTGGCCGGCGCGCGCGGTTTCGCCGCCCCCGCCGAGACACTCCCCGCGCTCCTCGACGCGGCCCGCGGCCGCACGGATCTGCGGCCGGCCGCGCTGGCCTTCGCCGGACCGCGCGCCCTGTGGCTGGCCCGTCTGAACCCGGACTGGCGGTTCGCGTTGCGCTCCGTGCCGGGCGGCGGTGCCGCGCTGCCCGGCCCCGACGAGCCCGAACGCACCCGACAGGTCTGGGAGGAGGGGCTGTTCGCCGAGCGGGTCGCGCTGCTCACGGCGCTGCGCGCCCGTCGCCCGGCGGCCGCGCGCGAGCTGCTCGCGACCACCTGGGGGACGGAGCGGGCCGAGGACCGGCTGATGTTCCTCGACTCGCTGCGCTCGGGACTCGGTGCGTCCGACGAGCCGTTCCTGGAGCGGGCGCTCACCGACCGGAGCCGCAACGTACGGGCCACGGCCGCGGAGCTGCTGTCCGCGCTGCCCGGTTCGGCGCTGGCCGCCCGGATGGCGGCCCGGGCCGGGTCGTGCGTGGCGGTCGACCGCACCCGGGAGACGCCCTCGATCGTCGTCGAGGCGCCGCACGAGTGCGACGCGAGCATGGAGCGGGACGGTGTTGTCCCGAAAGCTCCGGCGGGACGAGGGGAACGGTCGTGGTGGCTGGGCCAGTTGGTCGAAGCAGCGCCGCTCGGGACATGGCCGCGGCGGCTGGGCGGACGTACACCGGAGGAGATCGTCGCGCTTCCCGTGACGGACGACTGGCGGGACGAGCTGCACGCCGCGTGGTGCCGGGCCGCGGTGCGGCAGCGGGACCCCGGATGGTCACGGGCGCTGCTCGGCGCGCCCTCCGCCCCGGAGGCCGGCGGGCCGGGAGCGGTGTCGCTGGCGGAGCGGTCGAAGCTGCTCGCCACACTCGCCCCGACCGAACGGGCCGACTGGGTGGCGGGGTTCATCGCCACGCACGGCCTGTCCGAGGCGTTCCAGCTGCTGGGGGTCTGCGCGGTGCCGTGGGCGGGGCCGCTGGGCCGGGCGGTGGTCGACGCGCTCGACATCGCGCGCAACGCGGGAAGTTACCCGTGGAGTTTCAGCGGGGTGATGGGGCTGGCCGAACGGTGCCTGGACCCTCTGGAGGCGGGGCGGCTCGAAGCGCTCACGGCGATACCCGACGAGACGGAGCACGCGGCACCGGGCGCCGGCGGCTACTGGGCGGAGGCCTTCCAGCGCCTCGTCACCACCTTGCGGCTGCGCGCGGACATGACCGCGGAACTGTCGCCGCCGGAATCCGGGCGGGCATCCACGACGCCATGA